One region of Cyanobium sp. M30B3 genomic DNA includes:
- the lpxK gene encoding tetraacyldisaccharide 4'-kinase, which produces MLQAPARWYRPRPSLRCRVLQGAGLLYALAVAWARRRGAGLRLPAPVVSVGNLTLGGTGKTPLVIALARELQQRGHRVAVLLRGYGGSSRTSCRVLESHDAATVGDEALEYRQQLPDAQVWVGRDRLASGRAAIAAGADLLLLDDGLQHWRLARDLDITVLDRLHGLGNGLVFPAGPLREPARQLGRADLLVLTGSGPVAAAALPWPAAKPRFLLSSWIAPPAALAGRPLLAFCGIGLPAKFFAALEQAGLRVLERRSFPDHYSYARQDLHRLQQRASTLQATLVTTVKDWQRLPAGWQERVVPLPLVLDPEVVAAITDAVQQRLAARPGGEAAHG; this is translated from the coding sequence ATGTTGCAGGCCCCCGCCCGCTGGTACCGACCCCGGCCCAGCCTGCGTTGCCGCGTTCTGCAGGGCGCCGGCCTGCTCTATGCCCTGGCGGTGGCCTGGGCGCGCCGGCGCGGGGCCGGGCTGCGGCTGCCGGCACCGGTGGTGTCGGTGGGCAACCTCACCCTGGGCGGGACGGGCAAGACGCCGCTGGTGATCGCCCTGGCCCGGGAGCTGCAGCAGCGCGGCCACCGGGTGGCGGTGTTGTTGCGGGGGTACGGCGGCTCCTCCCGCACCTCCTGCCGGGTGCTGGAGAGCCACGATGCCGCCACCGTGGGCGACGAGGCCCTGGAGTATCGCCAGCAGCTGCCCGATGCCCAGGTGTGGGTGGGGCGGGACCGGCTGGCCTCCGGCCGGGCCGCCATCGCCGCCGGTGCCGACCTGCTGCTGCTGGATGACGGCCTGCAGCACTGGCGCCTGGCCCGCGACCTGGACATCACCGTGCTGGACCGGCTCCATGGTCTGGGCAATGGCCTGGTGTTTCCGGCGGGTCCGCTGCGGGAGCCCGCCCGCCAGCTGGGGCGCGCCGATCTGCTGGTGCTCACCGGCAGCGGTCCCGTGGCCGCAGCGGCCCTGCCCTGGCCGGCCGCCAAGCCCCGCTTCCTGCTCAGCAGCTGGATCGCCCCTCCCGCCGCCCTCGCCGGCCGGCCCCTGCTGGCCTTCTGCGGGATCGGCCTGCCGGCCAAGTTCTTTGCGGCCCTGGAGCAGGCCGGCCTGCGGGTGCTGGAGCGACGGAGCTTTCCCGACCACTATTCCTATGCTCGCCAGGATCTCCACCGCCTGCAGCAGCGTGCCTCGACGCTCCAAGCCACCTTGGTGACCACCGTCAAGGACTGGCAGCGGCTGCCGGCGGGCTGGCAGGAGCGGGTGGTGCCGCTGCCGCTGGTGCTCGATCCCGAGGTGGTGGCCGCCATCACCGATGCGGTGCAGCAACGGCTCGCTGCCCGGCCCGGGGGGGAAGCGGCCCATGGCTGA
- a CDS encoding glycosyltransferase, with protein MAPSLSPLRIGIATSRFPRRSETFVLRHVRLLGGGRTVVVCWRQCDRAEGPERPLFSRWAALRACPSDLLLSPWHLWRNWRRYRSPLVPYGQNRQQLLAFLRDQSVDVILAEFGSQAVLLWPLARQLGVPLFSYFRGRDASKYLRSRWRLSGYRRMMPQLAGVFCVSSYLARNLAGVGLVHPNLHVIPSGVDTEQFRPADKKPGMIVFAGRFVEKKSPLLVIQSFLRLSARHPHASLHLVGQGPLHRACRRLAARSSACGRIVFHGWQSHGQLRDLLATADIFALHAVTGQDGETEGMPSVIQEAMACGAAILSSRHAGIPDVVEHGRSGYLVAERDLAGTVEALDALLSDPVGTRCMGEHARVVAEAELDFRNLYQRVEEVMAQAVASDGRIQTF; from the coding sequence ATGGCGCCGTCGCTTTCCCCCTTGCGGATCGGCATCGCCACGAGTCGTTTCCCGCGCCGGAGCGAAACCTTTGTGCTGCGGCATGTGCGTCTGCTGGGCGGAGGCCGCACGGTGGTGGTCTGCTGGCGCCAGTGTGATCGTGCCGAAGGGCCGGAGCGGCCGCTGTTTTCGCGCTGGGCGGCGCTGCGCGCTTGCCCCTCCGACCTGCTGCTCAGCCCATGGCATCTCTGGCGCAACTGGAGACGCTACCGGTCTCCCCTGGTGCCCTACGGCCAAAATCGCCAGCAGCTGCTGGCGTTTCTACGGGATCAGTCGGTGGATGTGATTCTGGCTGAGTTCGGCTCCCAGGCCGTGTTGCTGTGGCCGTTGGCCCGCCAGCTGGGTGTGCCGTTGTTCAGTTATTTCCGAGGACGGGATGCCAGCAAGTATCTGCGCAGTCGTTGGCGGCTGAGCGGCTATCGGCGCATGATGCCCCAGCTGGCCGGTGTGTTCTGTGTGTCCTCATATCTGGCGCGTAATCTTGCAGGGGTTGGCCTGGTGCATCCCAATCTGCATGTGATCCCCAGTGGGGTGGATACCGAACAGTTTCGGCCAGCCGATAAGAAGCCCGGCATGATTGTTTTTGCCGGCCGTTTTGTGGAGAAAAAGTCACCGCTGCTGGTGATCCAGAGCTTTTTGCGGCTCTCCGCCAGGCATCCGCATGCCAGCTTGCATCTGGTGGGCCAGGGCCCCCTGCATCGAGCCTGTCGGCGGCTGGCAGCGCGCTCCAGCGCCTGCGGGCGGATTGTGTTTCATGGTTGGCAATCCCATGGGCAGTTGCGTGACCTGCTTGCCACTGCCGATATTTTTGCCTTGCATGCCGTGACGGGCCAGGATGGAGAGACGGAGGGCATGCCCAGCGTGATCCAGGAAGCGATGGCCTGTGGTGCCGCCATTCTCTCGTCCCGGCATGCCGGCATTCCGGATGTGGTGGAGCACGGACGATCCGGTTATCTGGTGGCTGAGCGCGACCTCGCAGGCACTGTTGAAGCCCTGGATGCCCTGCTTTCAGATCCAGTCGGCACCCGCTGCATGGGGGAGCATGCACGGGTTGTTGCAGAGGCTGAGCTTGATTTCCGCAACCTCTATCAACGGGTCGAGGAGGTGATGGCGCAAGCTGTTGCCTCTGATGGCCGGATACAGACTTTCTGA
- a CDS encoding sulfotransferase domain-containing protein has translation MDAVISFPKSGRTWLRVMLDQYGLPLEWTHAGAGHGNGRPISKLDTSTARKYGRILFLHRDPRDTAVSGYYQKLYRRDGYSGTISEFLRDPCHGLEKIILYNRMWLELASRRPQMMVVSYENLRVDTEAELAEIIAFFGAEVDRGRIHQVVADSTFERMQQKEKAGEYASVYGKILSPADPGQPDSYKVRKGVVGGYVDELSSDDVTYCDQLVERLNGVVGANG, from the coding sequence ATGGATGCCGTTATTTCCTTTCCGAAGTCGGGCCGCACCTGGTTGCGGGTGATGCTCGATCAGTACGGTCTGCCGCTTGAGTGGACCCATGCGGGCGCCGGCCATGGCAACGGCAGGCCGATCAGCAAGCTCGACACATCCACGGCTCGAAAATATGGGCGTATTCTCTTCCTCCATCGTGACCCTCGGGATACGGCTGTATCCGGTTACTACCAGAAGTTGTATCGCAGAGATGGCTACTCAGGCACCATCTCCGAGTTCCTGCGCGATCCCTGCCATGGACTCGAAAAGATTATCCTCTACAACCGGATGTGGTTGGAGCTTGCCAGCAGGCGCCCCCAGATGATGGTGGTGAGCTACGAGAATCTGCGTGTCGATACGGAGGCCGAGCTGGCTGAGATCATTGCCTTCTTTGGCGCGGAGGTGGATCGTGGCCGTATTCATCAGGTGGTGGCTGACAGTACGTTCGAGCGCATGCAGCAGAAGGAGAAGGCTGGTGAGTACGCCAGTGTCTACGGCAAGATTCTCTCCCCAGCCGATCCAGGCCAGCCTGACAGCTACAAGGTCCGCAAGGGCGTTGTAGGCGGGTATGTGGATGAGCTCTCCAGTGATGATGTCACCTATTGCGATCAGCTTGTCGAACGCCTGAATGGTGTGGTGGGAGCCAACGGCTGA
- the lpxB gene encoding lipid-A-disaccharide synthase, with translation MAEAGSMAPRILVVAGEASGDLHGGHLLQALRRRCPAVRLVGVGGGQMRAAGLELLADVNQLSAAGLVEIVGSIPRHWRVMRTLKRQMDRHRPDAVVLVDYPGFNQFVAREAHRRGIPVLFYIAPQVWAWGQGRARRMAGFIDRLAVIFPFEEAIFNAHGRPFARYVGHPLLDGLRVSAAPADTRRRHGLSLEQPLLALMPGSRRSEVRLLLPDLLRAAALLKADGWQVALLQAPTVDRAFLEQVAGGPLPVPLIAGDTYNLLAAADAGLIASGTATLEAALLGCPPVIVYRFSRFTYLLARLVIGRRTMGLPNVVLGRRQFPELVQRDLGPQALVRAVRGLQASPPQVEAAVTELRSKMGPAGASERAVDLLLELLP, from the coding sequence ATGGCTGAGGCCGGCTCGATGGCCCCCCGCATCCTGGTGGTGGCTGGGGAGGCCTCCGGGGATCTGCACGGCGGTCACCTGCTGCAGGCCCTGCGGCGCCGCTGCCCCGCCGTGCGCCTGGTGGGCGTGGGTGGGGGCCAGATGCGGGCGGCGGGGCTGGAGCTGCTGGCGGATGTGAATCAGCTCTCGGCCGCCGGCCTGGTGGAAATCGTGGGTAGCATCCCGCGCCACTGGCGGGTGATGCGAACGCTCAAGCGGCAGATGGATCGGCACCGCCCCGATGCGGTGGTGCTGGTGGACTACCCCGGCTTCAATCAGTTCGTGGCGCGGGAAGCCCATCGCCGGGGCATCCCCGTGCTGTTCTACATCGCCCCCCAGGTGTGGGCCTGGGGTCAGGGACGGGCCCGGCGCATGGCCGGCTTCATCGATCGGCTGGCGGTGATCTTTCCCTTCGAGGAGGCGATCTTCAATGCCCACGGCCGCCCCTTTGCCCGCTACGTGGGCCATCCGCTGCTGGATGGCCTGCGGGTGAGCGCGGCACCCGCGGACACCCGCCGCCGCCATGGCTTGTCCCTGGAGCAGCCACTGCTGGCGCTGATGCCGGGCAGCCGCCGCAGCGAGGTGCGTCTGCTGCTGCCCGATCTGCTGCGGGCTGCCGCCCTGCTCAAGGCCGATGGCTGGCAGGTGGCCCTGCTGCAGGCCCCCACCGTGGACCGGGCCTTCCTGGAGCAGGTGGCGGGCGGGCCCCTGCCCGTGCCCCTGATCGCCGGTGACACCTACAACCTGCTGGCGGCCGCCGATGCCGGCCTGATCGCCTCCGGCACCGCCACCCTCGAGGCCGCGCTGCTGGGCTGTCCGCCGGTGATCGTGTACCGCTTCTCCCGGTTCACCTACCTGCTGGCCAGGCTGGTGATCGGCCGGCGCACCATGGGCCTGCCCAATGTGGTGCTGGGCCGGCGGCAGTTTCCGGAGCTGGTGCAGCGGGATCTGGGCCCGCAGGCCCTGGTGCGGGCCGTGCGCGGCCTGCAGGCCAGCCCCCCCCAGGTGGAAGCGGCGGTGACCGAGCTGCGATCGAAGATGGGGCCCGCCGGTGCCTCGGAGCGGGCGGTGGACCTGTTGCTGGAGCTGCTGCCATGA